The region GTGTAAGTTTGGCTTTGAACGAACAACTCTATCTATCTATAACTAATCTTTAAAACATGTGAACCGAAACTACACAAGTAACTGAGCTTGGACCTGATTCTTCTAAAAGCTTAAGTGGATACCTAAACAATATAAACAACTTAAGCTCCTCTTATTTAAAATATTAACTCTTCTTATTATAACAGTATACTTGGGGTTTCTTTCTGATTACAAAGGAGGCCAGTATCTTATACTTATTCCTAGAACGTAGCTAACTAAATTTGGATGCAGTATTCGCGATTTCTGATGATCATTCGAAAGAACCAACTTAAATGCAGAAGTTAGATGGATGTTGGATAAACCATGCAAGAACCATGCAAGCCAACTTCATATTCCGTAGTTAAACCCTTTCAATAGGGGTATGTGGAGGCTTTGATGCAAATCTTGAAGGAATATCAACTTCAACTAGTTTAGGAGTCCGCCGTCCACAAATATCTGGTAGCCTGGCCTCTTCAGCTAGCTTCTCTTCACAAATCTTACTTGGCTGTTGAAGCTCATATTGCTTAATGCTATCAAAAACTGCAACACTAATGGAAAATGCTTGTAGAAGTGACAGGGTTGAGTCGTATTCCACCGAGAAGATGCCATTCTTCAGTGGGGAAAGACTGAAGAATGGAGTTGCTTGTTCAGCTTTCTCCTGCAAAGCAAGCGTAGCAATATTAGAAAATTTGAATAGCAGATATGTTGAGAGAAACCTGGAGACAAGATGGTTTTCAACAAGTATACCTGGGATTGAGAAAAGAGTTCAAATCGGCCATCAGATTTTGGATTGTTGCTGAAAACATTTACCTTACAACCTAAATCCCAACCCCCACAATCACATTGGCCACCTGAAAACCATCGCTCAATTAATGGTGAAGGTTCTCCTTCACTTGGCAGCCCATGACTTCCACCAGGAAGTAGCACTGTTGTGCTAAAAAATTCTTCACTCGCAATAACAGATTTATCCTCTTGAAGGTCTCTTAAATTAGAAGAGACTCTGGATATTTGAGATAAATCTTCCACACCTGTAATTGTCTTTCTTGGAAACTTGACAACAATGGCGGCAAGCTCATCATTTGGTTGCCTGTCACTTGTTTGATGATCAAATAGTGGTAGGTCCACGGCATATAATAAAAACTCCCTGATGCTCAACTGATCAACAGTGAGGTGTTCAGCCAATCTTGAGAACGGTAAGTCAGAAACCTTCATCTGGGCAACTACGTTTGGTACGTAATCTTTGACTTTGGTTCCCTGAGATAGCCAGCCTCCACTCTTTCTCCTCGTTTCATGAACGCTGAAGAACGTATAGATCCAAGTGGGATCATTTTTTCTTGATGAAAATTTTCTCAGAGTGGCTAATAGAACATCACTGTTGTCAACTGCAAACGTAAACAGCGGGAGATTATTGTTGGTTGAAACATGAAAATGAGCCTGCAACGTTGATGATCCCTTTATTTTATTGCGATGTGTTTCATCTAAAGTAGGGGTCCTTAAGTTTGTAAAGTCTAACTTTACTTTTGGTCGATGCACAAATGATAATGCTCTTTCTTCATCAAAAGATGCGGAGAACCTGCACGTTGATATTGAATTTTTTGGTAAGTGATCAGAAAATCGAGAGCTGGCTCCTTTTGTGTTCAGCAGTGGATTTAACAACCTCTTCAAAGGACTGTAATGGTCTTTACTACCAGCATTGGAATGATTTGTTTTTGCAGTATCTGGACAGACAAAAGAATTGGCTGTGTCAGAACCAGATTTGACAGTAATGTCCTCTGAGCTGAACTGATGTACATCTGAACTGTTTCTGGAATGGtaacttcttcttcttcttatcCTGCTCAGGACAGAACTTAGTCTATAACTCGGTGAGGGGTTTTCTGCCTCAGAGTCTTTATTAGTGCTCTTCATATTTAATACCTTTAAAGACTTGGCCGAAGTTGAGACTGTAGGCATTATGTTTATCTTCTCTTCTGAAATCTTACTCTTTGATCGATTTAATAATTTAACTGCACACGACAGTGAGGGGAGCATCTGTTCTTTACGAGGTTCTTCACTGCCATTGGTTTCAAGAGTTATTGCGCATGAGTCTGAGGTGCTGGGATGAAGATCTGTACTGTAAACCTCCTGAAGATGAGATCCATCTGAGCTGATAGATTCTTTTGATTCCCGACTTCTTGGTGTAATACTAAAAGGAAAAGAATGGTTACAGTCAGCTCTTTTTCCTGGCCTAGGGAGGACTACGTCATTGTATCCATCAGAGAAACCATAATGAGTACTATAACTCTGCTGATCTTGCAACTTCTCTGGTTCAGGTCTGGATGCATCAGCTTTTACTTTCCACTTCCCTTTCGAAGATGGCTGCCTATAATTTTGGAA is a window of Apium graveolens cultivar Ventura chromosome 11, ASM990537v1, whole genome shotgun sequence DNA encoding:
- the LOC141698652 gene encoding uncharacterized protein LOC141698652, which codes for MMNSPWSSSGSSSTKLQNKYRKDKHNVSYSDLHSEVKSDVIKTPSSGRRQYGKSKGLEKEELVKYMSKLPSFLENGDKVKAKPLNLGVLDWHRLENWQNNHPQRPSSRYSTSSSITASSLWTDGSSNYGRGDDSCSPSSYKERRPSLHSYLNISPVGHSKHVESRARNVANYTDMKAVTTNPFDRKKSISRESVFPTKSSELKLRKGKRESLGSNNTKSSTDFQNYRQPSSKGKWKVKADASRPEPEKLQDQQSYSTHYGFSDGYNDVVLPRPGKRADCNHSFPFSITPRSRESKESISSDGSHLQEVYSTDLHPSTSDSCAITLETNGSEEPRKEQMLPSLSCAVKLLNRSKSKISEEKINIMPTVSTSAKSLKVLNMKSTNKDSEAENPSPSYRLSSVLSRIRRRRSYHSRNSSDVHQFSSEDITVKSGSDTANSFVCPDTAKTNHSNAGSKDHYSPLKRLLNPLLNTKGASSRFSDHLPKNSISTCRFSASFDEERALSFVHRPKVKLDFTNLRTPTLDETHRNKIKGSSTLQAHFHVSTNNNLPLFTFAVDNSDVLLATLRKFSSRKNDPTWIYTFFSVHETRRKSGGWLSQGTKVKDYVPNVVAQMKVSDLPFSRLAEHLTVDQLSIREFLLYAVDLPLFDHQTSDRQPNDELAAIVVKFPRKTITGVEDLSQISRVSSNLRDLQEDKSVIASEEFFSTTVLLPGGSHGLPSEGEPSPLIERWFSGGQCDCGGWDLGCKVNVFSNNPKSDGRFELFSQSQEKAEQATPFFSLSPLKNGIFSVEYDSTLSLLQAFSISVAVFDSIKQYELQQPSKICEEKLAEEARLPDICGRRTPKLVEVDIPSRFASKPPHTPIERV